ATTTTAGAGATTAGCCGTGGAATACCAGCTCCTGTTAAGCAGGAGACTGCTGCTGATGCTGGTGGGCAAGAAAACGGCTCTCCCAACAAGTCAATCTTGTTCCAGACTAGATGCAGCCTATCTTCTGGAAGGGCAGATGGAGTGGGGGAGATGGACTGCGCAGCATCGACAACATAAAGGATAACGTCAGCCTTTTCGGCTGCTGCAAAGGACCGACGTATTCCCTCCAGCTCAACGAGGTCCCTAGTACGATGGATTCCTGCAGTATCTGTGAGGCGGAACAGCATTCCTTTTAGGCTTACGCTTTCTTCCAAGGTATCGCGCGTAGTGCCTGGAAGATGACTAACAATGGCGCGGTCACACTTCAAAAGTCGGTTGAGAAGACTAGATTTTCCTACATTAGGGGGTCCACAGATTACAAGCCGAATGCCTTCTCTAAGCATCCGCCCATGACTCTCTGTGGACAGCAGGGCATCTATTTGCCGCTGAGCCTGAGAAATTTTCTTTAAAAGTGTTTCTTCTGTGTCCAGCTCAAGCCCTTCCTCAGGAAAATCGATGGAGACTTCTAAGTGAGAAAGAATGTGGATTAATTCACTACGAATGGCCCCCATTGCACGACTAATACTCCCATCCAATTGTAGAGCCGCAGCTCGCACAGCCTGAAGAGTTTGTGCTTTAATAAGGTCCATGACTGCCTCAGCCTGCGTTAAATCTATTTTTC
This DNA window, taken from Candidatus Xiphinematobacter sp., encodes the following:
- the mnmE gene encoding tRNA uridine-5-carboxymethylaminomethyl(34) synthesis GTPase MnmE yields the protein MSNSSTETIVAVSTPFGEGAIAMLRISGPEAFVVARRLFRSRVSFERMRPRHLYFGRIVEEMVSIDEGLCAIFHAPASYTGENLVELSCHGGLVVPAQVLRLALDLGARLAHPGEFTQRAFLNGKIDLTQAEAVMDLIKAQTLQAVRAAALQLDGSISRAMGAIRSELIHILSHLEVSIDFPEEGLELDTEETLLKKISQAQRQIDALLSTESHGRMLREGIRLVICGPPNVGKSSLLNRLLKCDRAIVSHLPGTTRDTLEESVSLKGMLFRLTDTAGIHRTRDLVELEGIRRSFAAAEKADVILYVVDAAQSISPTPSALPEDRLHLVWNKIDLLGEPFSCPPASAAVSCLTGAGIPRLISKIIEWASGSRYSSDCGQLVTINARHQSCLKRAVVSLERAGELANNGVDSEAECIAFELRTALDAIGEVTGTVDHEEVLNSVFSNFCLGK